One genomic window of Cupriavidus oxalaticus includes the following:
- a CDS encoding carbohydrate-binding family V/XII → MPFRLKQTSALIVAAWLALAPLALQAATPPQPTAAALAWPRNFDAANDHVELYQPQVETWDGNRLSGRAAVAVGEKSGSPTYGVVHFSATADIDKPSGLVQLSALRIESVEVPTRPDAADRVRQALVSRLPANGLTVPLDQLQASYAVSQQLARAGRVPVRNDAPQILFATTPTLLVLVDGDPAWRAVAGTQYERALNSRALLLRESGGELYLKAAGYWYRSESAGGAWEVMTTVPKALEHAATKAAAGMKPDAMLPADGKRPARAPAIVFATRPTELVITSGAPQMTPVSGVGLLTVSNADHAIFVDPATNQYYVLVSGRWFRAPMLTGPWEYVPGRELPADFAKIPTTDPKANVLVSVPGTPQAREAEIAATIPQTATVSRSKGSLNVTYDGAPRFTPITGTSLSYAANTGTPVIEVDASHYYAVANGVWFAAPAPSGPWRVATEVPSAIYTIPPASPLHYVTYVRIYSVTPDTVVVGYTPGYMGVVVSPDGTVVYGTGYVYPAYVGAVYYGYPVTYGYGAGFGVGMAEGFAFGFAAGAFWGAASPYWGPYWWGAPFNWNYVNVNQANFYGRWGQGTVTHAQGWNAWTGTEWRGSAASGINPATGARYQGSRGAAFNPYSGNYAAGHQGSFAKPSTGREGAARGGVVGNTYTGDYAAGRQAAGYNAQTGRIGAGEAGIAGNTRTGAHTAGSRGFVANPGKDNALVWNNGNVYAGHDGSVYQHTDDGWQKHTAGGWEPVQPNNDATSRLESQRQAREVGQQRWQGMAQHWQGAGRFGGGGFRGGGFHGGFRR, encoded by the coding sequence ATGCCTTTTCGCCTCAAGCAGACCAGCGCCCTGATCGTGGCGGCGTGGCTTGCGCTCGCGCCCCTCGCGCTGCAGGCCGCTACGCCACCGCAGCCAACCGCCGCAGCGCTGGCCTGGCCGCGCAATTTCGACGCCGCCAACGACCATGTCGAGCTGTACCAGCCGCAGGTCGAGACATGGGACGGCAACCGCCTGTCGGGCCGTGCCGCCGTGGCGGTAGGCGAGAAGAGCGGCTCGCCTACCTACGGCGTCGTGCATTTTTCGGCCACCGCCGATATCGACAAGCCGTCCGGGCTGGTGCAGCTGAGTGCGCTGCGCATCGAGAGCGTGGAAGTCCCCACCAGGCCGGACGCCGCCGACCGGGTACGCCAGGCGCTGGTGTCCCGGCTGCCGGCCAACGGCCTGACGGTGCCGCTGGACCAGTTGCAGGCCAGCTATGCCGTGTCACAGCAGCTGGCCCGCGCCGGCCGCGTGCCGGTCCGCAACGACGCCCCGCAGATCCTGTTTGCGACCACGCCGACACTGCTGGTGCTGGTCGACGGCGACCCCGCCTGGCGCGCCGTTGCCGGCACGCAATATGAACGCGCGCTCAACAGCCGCGCCCTGCTGCTGCGCGAGTCGGGCGGCGAGCTGTACCTGAAGGCCGCTGGCTACTGGTACCGCTCGGAATCCGCGGGCGGCGCATGGGAGGTCATGACGACGGTGCCGAAGGCGCTGGAGCATGCCGCCACCAAGGCCGCCGCCGGCATGAAACCGGACGCGATGCTGCCCGCGGACGGCAAGCGCCCGGCGCGGGCACCGGCCATCGTTTTCGCCACCCGGCCGACCGAGCTGGTGATCACCAGCGGCGCGCCGCAGATGACGCCGGTCAGTGGCGTGGGCCTGCTGACGGTCTCCAACGCCGATCACGCCATCTTCGTCGACCCGGCCACCAACCAGTATTACGTGCTGGTGTCAGGCCGCTGGTTCCGCGCGCCGATGCTGACCGGGCCGTGGGAATACGTGCCTGGCCGCGAGTTGCCGGCCGACTTTGCCAAGATCCCGACGACCGATCCCAAGGCCAACGTGCTGGTGTCGGTGCCGGGCACGCCGCAGGCGCGCGAGGCCGAGATCGCCGCCACCATCCCGCAGACCGCCACGGTCTCGCGCAGCAAGGGCAGCCTGAACGTCACCTACGACGGCGCGCCGCGCTTTACGCCGATCACCGGTACCTCGCTCAGCTATGCGGCGAACACGGGCACGCCGGTGATCGAGGTCGATGCCAGCCACTACTACGCGGTCGCCAATGGTGTCTGGTTCGCGGCGCCCGCACCGTCGGGACCGTGGCGCGTCGCCACCGAGGTGCCGTCGGCGATCTACACCATCCCGCCGGCCTCGCCGCTCCACTACGTGACCTATGTACGGATCTACTCGGTCACGCCTGACACCGTCGTGGTCGGCTACACCCCCGGCTACATGGGCGTGGTGGTCAGCCCCGACGGCACGGTCGTGTACGGCACCGGCTACGTCTATCCGGCCTACGTCGGCGCGGTCTACTACGGCTACCCGGTTACCTATGGATACGGCGCAGGCTTTGGCGTCGGCATGGCCGAGGGGTTTGCCTTCGGCTTCGCCGCGGGTGCGTTCTGGGGTGCGGCGTCGCCGTACTGGGGACCGTACTGGTGGGGCGCCCCGTTTAACTGGAACTACGTCAATGTGAACCAGGCCAATTTCTATGGCCGCTGGGGGCAGGGCACGGTGACGCATGCGCAAGGCTGGAATGCCTGGACCGGCACCGAGTGGCGCGGCAGCGCGGCCTCGGGCATCAACCCGGCGACCGGCGCGCGCTACCAGGGCAGCCGCGGCGCGGCGTTCAACCCATATTCCGGCAACTACGCGGCCGGCCACCAGGGCTCGTTCGCCAAACCGTCGACCGGCCGCGAAGGCGCCGCGCGCGGCGGCGTGGTCGGCAACACCTATACCGGCGACTACGCGGCCGGACGCCAGGCGGCGGGCTACAACGCGCAGACCGGCCGCATCGGCGCGGGCGAGGCCGGTATTGCCGGCAACACCCGGACCGGCGCGCACACCGCCGGCAGCCGCGGTTTTGTCGCCAACCCCGGCAAGGACAACGCCCTGGTGTGGAACAACGGCAACGTCTACGCCGGCCACGACGGCTCCGTGTACCAGCACACCGACGACGGCTGGCAGAAACACACCGCCGGCGGCTGGGAACCGGTGCAGCCGAACAACGACGCCACCAGCCGGCTGGAGTCGCAGCGCCAGGCACGCGAGGTCGGCCAGCAGCGCTGGCAGGGCATGGCGCAGCACTGGCAGGGCGCAGGGCGCTTTGGCGGCGGTGGCTTCCGCGGGGGCGGCTTCCATGGCGGATTCCGGCGCTGA